A single genomic interval of Candidatus Eisenbacteria bacterium harbors:
- the tgt gene encoding tRNA guanosine(34) transglycosylase Tgt, whose amino-acid sequence MEFRLEKSDGESNARAGVIVTGRGEIETPIFMPVGTQATVKTVSPQELAEIGAQIVLANTYHLYLRPGHELIREMGGLHKFMSWPKAILTDSGGFQVFSLSNLRVVRREGVVFRSHLDGSEHFISPEIAVEIQRALDSDIVMTLDQCVGYPADMPSAKQAMENTLDWAERSRSAWKDLDAPPSRALFGIVQGSTYDCLRRQCSKALVGMEFDGYAIGGLSVGEPKSATFEMTAVTVDELPRQKPRYLMGVGFPQDIIAAVSLGVDMFDCVMPTRNARNGTVFTSTGKLVVKNVEYAKDERPLDQNCDCYTCRTFSRAYLRHLFQAGELLGPRLATVHSLCFFLRMMKEMRESILEGRFSHWSKEFLERYESGAEARAS is encoded by the coding sequence ATGGAATTCCGTCTGGAAAAAAGCGACGGCGAATCAAACGCCAGGGCGGGCGTTATCGTCACCGGCAGAGGCGAGATAGAGACTCCCATTTTCATGCCCGTAGGTACCCAGGCGACCGTCAAGACAGTCTCCCCTCAAGAGCTGGCCGAGATAGGCGCCCAGATCGTGCTTGCCAACACGTATCATCTTTACCTGAGGCCGGGGCATGAGTTGATTCGCGAAATGGGCGGACTTCACAAGTTCATGAGCTGGCCCAAGGCCATCTTGACGGACAGCGGAGGTTTCCAGGTCTTCAGTCTTTCGAATCTCCGCGTCGTTAGAAGAGAAGGCGTGGTTTTTCGCTCCCATCTTGACGGATCCGAGCACTTCATTTCGCCGGAAATTGCCGTGGAGATACAGAGAGCGCTTGATTCGGATATCGTGATGACGCTGGACCAGTGTGTCGGGTATCCCGCGGACATGCCGTCGGCCAAGCAGGCGATGGAGAACACGCTCGATTGGGCGGAACGCTCGAGATCGGCTTGGAAAGACCTGGATGCTCCTCCTTCTCGTGCTCTGTTCGGGATTGTCCAGGGAAGCACCTACGATTGCCTCAGAAGGCAGTGCTCAAAAGCGCTTGTTGGAATGGAGTTTGACGGATATGCTATTGGCGGACTTTCGGTGGGAGAGCCGAAGAGTGCGACTTTTGAGATGACGGCCGTCACCGTAGATGAACTTCCTCGGCAAAAGCCCAGATATCTGATGGGGGTGGGTTTTCCGCAAGACATCATCGCGGCCGTTTCCCTGGGAGTGGACATGTTCGATTGTGTGATGCCGACCAGGAATGCAAGAAATGGTACGGTGTTCACCTCCACGGGGAAGCTGGTCGTCAAGAACGTCGAGTACGCAAAGGACGAGAGACCCCTCGACCAAAACTGCGATTGTTACACGTGCAGAACATTCTCGAGGGCATATCTGAGACACCTTTTTCAGGCCGGAGAACTGTTGGGGCCGCGGCTCGCTACAGTTCACAGCCTCTGTTTCTTTTTGAGAATGATGAAGGAGATGCGAGAGAGTATACTGGAAGGGCGATTCTCCCACTGGAGCAAGGAGTTTCTGGAAAGATACGAATCGGGCGCAGAAGCAAGAGCAAGTTGA
- a CDS encoding epoxyqueuosine reductase QueH, which translates to MAEKILLHACCAPCSTVPVPALTEDGFEVVAFFFNPNVHPHSEFVNRLRSMQQFVKNREISGFFYKGYPLESFLRMQLSQLESRCEGCYELRLTAAARKAKEEGIRVFSTTLLVSPYQKHELIRDLGKSVQKESRIEFLYNDWRPRWHETRDLARKEDLYLQKYCGCIFSETERYLEKEGRQHKRGKAAQADS; encoded by the coding sequence TTGGCGGAAAAAATCCTGCTCCATGCCTGCTGCGCTCCCTGCTCGACTGTTCCCGTCCCTGCACTTACGGAGGACGGGTTCGAGGTGGTGGCCTTTTTCTTCAACCCGAACGTCCATCCCCATTCGGAGTTCGTAAATCGGTTGAGGTCAATGCAGCAATTCGTTAAAAATAGGGAGATTAGCGGTTTCTTCTACAAGGGCTACCCTCTCGAGAGTTTCCTGCGGATGCAACTGTCGCAGCTCGAATCCAGATGCGAGGGTTGCTACGAACTGCGCCTCACGGCAGCAGCGAGAAAGGCGAAGGAAGAGGGGATAAGGGTATTTTCCACCACCTTGCTTGTCAGCCCGTACCAGAAGCACGAGTTGATCAGAGATCTGGGAAAGAGCGTTCAGAAGGAAAGCCGGATAGAGTTTCTCTACAACGACTGGCGGCCTCGGTGGCACGAGACAAGAGATCTGGCGAGAAAGGAAGACCTCTATCTTCAGAAATACTGCGGCTGCATTTTCAGCGAGACCGAACGATACCTGGAAAAAGAAGGACGGCAGCACAAGAGAGGAAAAGCTGCACAAGCAGATTCATGA
- a CDS encoding ABC transporter ATP-binding protein has protein sequence MKSSRALLRLSKYVKRHQKVLVIGSLCIAALQAVALLIPWLSKLAVDSISRRADPGVLLRYALLIVAAAAVQGVFRFYMRKLMIGASREMEYELRNDLFAHLVRLSPSYFTRTKTGDIMARATNDVNAVRELLGPGIMYSINTVITFAAATSLMLYIDPLLTACALLPIPALALLVNRFGGLVRERFEQVQRQFSKLTARVHENLSGIRIVKAYGNEEFEKEQFGKLNEEYISKNLGLVKIWGVFHPLIALVGGLGAVIVLWIGGTEVVRGKISLGDFVAFSGYLAMLTWPAISLGWVVNLVQRGSASMQRVAEILDEKPEISDVDALSITKIAGEVEFKNVSFSYFEGGPAILKDVSFKLPRGRKVAVVGRTGSGKSTLINLLPRLFDPTSGEILIDGVDARKIPLHVLRTRIGYVPQESFLFSDTIRENIAYGRPSARDEEIAEVTVMSRMTEEVEEFGEKFDTLIGERGITLSGGQKQRTAISRAVIINPAILLLDDAFSSVDAATEREILRRLRDRLGDRTWIIVSHRISSINEADEIIVLENGRIAERGSHAELLRTGRLYKELYRRQQLTEELETD, from the coding sequence ATGAAGTCGTCAAGGGCACTGCTCAGGCTTTCGAAATACGTCAAGAGACACCAGAAGGTTCTCGTCATCGGCTCTCTATGCATCGCGGCCCTTCAAGCCGTTGCCCTTCTCATCCCCTGGCTCAGCAAGCTCGCCGTGGACAGCATCTCCCGCAGGGCCGACCCCGGAGTTCTCTTGAGATACGCCCTTCTCATCGTGGCCGCAGCGGCGGTGCAGGGGGTCTTCAGGTTCTACATGAGGAAGCTGATGATCGGCGCGTCGCGCGAAATGGAATACGAGTTGCGGAACGATCTCTTCGCACACCTCGTTCGACTGTCTCCTTCCTACTTCACGCGCACCAAGACAGGGGACATCATGGCCAGGGCGACGAACGACGTGAACGCCGTGAGAGAGCTTCTCGGCCCAGGGATAATGTACTCGATAAACACCGTCATCACGTTTGCGGCCGCGACGTCGCTGATGCTTTACATAGATCCCCTTCTCACGGCCTGCGCCCTTCTACCCATCCCCGCCCTCGCCCTGCTTGTGAATCGATTCGGAGGGCTCGTGAGGGAGAGGTTCGAACAGGTACAGCGACAATTCTCGAAGCTCACGGCGAGGGTGCACGAGAATCTGTCGGGAATCAGAATAGTGAAAGCTTACGGGAACGAGGAGTTCGAGAAAGAGCAATTCGGAAAGCTGAACGAGGAATACATCTCCAAGAACCTCGGACTCGTCAAGATATGGGGAGTATTCCACCCGCTGATCGCACTCGTCGGCGGTCTCGGCGCCGTCATAGTGCTGTGGATAGGAGGGACGGAGGTAGTCAGAGGAAAAATTTCGCTGGGAGATTTCGTGGCCTTCAGCGGATATCTCGCAATGTTGACCTGGCCCGCAATATCGCTCGGATGGGTCGTGAATCTTGTACAGAGAGGCTCGGCCTCGATGCAAAGGGTGGCGGAGATTCTCGACGAGAAGCCCGAAATCTCGGACGTAGATGCTCTCTCCATCACAAAGATAGCCGGCGAGGTGGAATTCAAAAACGTGTCGTTCTCCTACTTCGAGGGAGGTCCGGCGATACTCAAGGACGTAAGCTTCAAGCTCCCTCGCGGGAGAAAGGTGGCGGTCGTGGGCAGGACCGGCTCGGGGAAGAGCACCCTCATCAATCTGTTGCCGAGATTGTTCGACCCAACGTCCGGCGAAATACTCATAGACGGCGTCGATGCCCGGAAAATTCCGCTTCACGTTCTGAGGACCAGAATAGGCTACGTGCCGCAGGAGTCGTTTCTTTTCTCGGACACGATAAGGGAAAACATCGCATACGGAAGGCCTTCCGCAAGAGACGAAGAGATCGCCGAGGTGACGGTCATGTCCAGAATGACCGAGGAAGTTGAGGAGTTCGGAGAAAAGTTCGACACACTGATCGGCGAGAGGGGCATCACACTTTCGGGAGGTCAGAAACAGAGGACTGCCATCTCGAGGGCGGTCATCATCAACCCGGCCATTCTCCTTCTCGACGACGCCTTCTCCAGCGTGGACGCGGCCACCGAGAGGGAAATCCTGAGGCGCCTGAGAGACAGACTCGGAGACAGGACCTGGATCATCGTCTCCCATCGCATCTCTTCGATCAACGAGGCCGACGAGATCATCGTTTTGGAGAACGGAAGAATAGCGGAACGGGGCTCCCACGCGGAGCTTCTGAGAACCGGAAGACTATACAAGGAGCTCTACAGAAGACAGCAACTCACGGAAGAGCTCGAAACCGACTGA
- a CDS encoding 4Fe-4S binding protein yields the protein MANLRRVSQVVFVIAFFFLLTQTQYSGKDQISYPVKIFLDLDPLFAGLLLLSSFSIKPILLLSLVTVGISLLFGRFFCGWFCPFGTLHNAAGEVARRPRKIEHGLYTSRLRWKYVVLVAVVLSGLFSMSILGVLDPLSLTVRSLAAGIGPAIEFLTRSVFDGIYARGPLWISRFTETIYAFLRQHVLAFNQPRFLQGALLGTLFVGLLVLNLSRSRFWCRYVCPLGALLGVFSKASLVRLRVSNACDECGKCVRACPTGASPAMGDGWRKAECIFCWNCVEACPKGAASFGIALPRREEGRIDLSRRAFLWSAGAGVLAIPLLRVSPSLVKPNPRLIRPPGALPEKAFLERCVKCSECMKVCLTNGLQPTLLEAGLEGMWSPVLVPRIGYCEYSCTLCGQICPTGAIKKLPVEEKRRTIIGLAFINKNRCLPHAFNVNCIVCEEHCPTPKKAIVFEEVNKVGPDGEEITLKLPVVVPGLCIGCGICEYKCPVSDEPAIYVTNINESRSPERSLLLTTKT from the coding sequence ATGGCGAACCTGAGGCGAGTTTCACAAGTAGTTTTTGTGATTGCCTTCTTCTTTCTCCTGACACAGACCCAGTACTCGGGCAAGGATCAAATCAGCTATCCCGTCAAAATCTTTCTGGATCTCGACCCTCTCTTTGCGGGTCTCCTGCTGTTGTCTTCCTTTTCGATAAAGCCCATCTTGCTGCTCAGCCTTGTCACCGTCGGTATTTCTCTTCTATTCGGCAGATTTTTCTGCGGCTGGTTCTGTCCTTTCGGAACGCTTCACAACGCGGCGGGCGAGGTCGCGCGCAGACCCAGAAAGATCGAGCACGGACTCTACACCAGTCGCCTCAGGTGGAAGTACGTGGTGCTCGTCGCCGTCGTCCTGAGCGGGCTTTTTTCGATGTCTATTCTTGGGGTATTGGATCCGCTTTCTCTCACTGTGCGCTCTCTTGCCGCGGGCATCGGGCCCGCCATCGAGTTTCTGACGCGCAGTGTCTTCGACGGCATCTACGCTCGCGGTCCCCTGTGGATCTCGCGCTTCACCGAGACGATCTACGCATTCTTGCGGCAACACGTACTTGCGTTTAACCAGCCCCGCTTTCTGCAAGGGGCCCTGCTGGGAACGCTTTTTGTCGGGCTACTCGTCCTCAATCTCTCGAGAAGCAGGTTCTGGTGTAGATACGTGTGCCCTCTCGGCGCACTGCTTGGGGTGTTCTCAAAGGCATCGCTCGTGAGGCTCCGGGTCAGCAACGCGTGTGACGAATGCGGAAAGTGCGTACGGGCATGCCCGACGGGTGCCTCCCCCGCGATGGGCGACGGATGGAGAAAGGCGGAATGTATCTTCTGCTGGAACTGCGTGGAAGCCTGCCCAAAGGGAGCCGCCTCTTTCGGCATTGCTTTGCCGCGCAGGGAGGAGGGACGAATAGACCTGAGCAGGCGTGCTTTTCTCTGGTCCGCGGGGGCGGGAGTGCTGGCAATTCCCCTTCTACGAGTTTCTCCCAGTCTTGTGAAACCTAATCCTCGTCTCATAAGACCGCCGGGCGCCCTTCCGGAAAAGGCATTTCTGGAAAGGTGCGTGAAGTGCTCGGAATGCATGAAAGTGTGTCTTACGAACGGGCTTCAACCCACCCTCCTCGAGGCCGGACTGGAGGGGATGTGGTCTCCCGTGCTGGTTCCGAGAATAGGTTACTGCGAGTATTCCTGCACGCTGTGCGGGCAGATCTGCCCCACCGGGGCCATAAAGAAACTTCCCGTCGAAGAAAAGAGAAGGACGATCATCGGTCTCGCCTTCATCAACAAGAATCGGTGTCTCCCCCACGCGTTCAACGTAAACTGCATAGTGTGTGAAGAACATTGTCCCACGCCCAAGAAGGCGATAGTCTTCGAAGAAGTGAACAAAGTCGGCCCCGACGGAGAGGAGATCACTTTGAAGCTGCCGGTCGTGGTACCCGGTCTCTGCATAGGGTGCGGAATCTGCGAGTACAAGTGCCCCGTTTCGGACGAGCCTGCCATATACGTGACCAACATCAACGAATCCCGCTCTCCCGAGCGCTCCCTCCTCTTGACCACAAAGACATGA
- the yajC gene encoding preprotein translocase subunit YajC → MLDVAYAMGTSGGGQGQSGSPYGGLLMILVIFGIFYFLLVRPQMKRQKQHQTMVNSLKKGDKVVTTGGIHGTIVGIKDDVAIIKIAEEVKIEVSKSCVAAIKEQGE, encoded by the coding sequence ATGCTAGACGTAGCTTACGCGATGGGTACTTCTGGAGGAGGTCAGGGGCAGTCAGGCAGTCCTTACGGCGGCCTCCTGATGATACTTGTCATTTTTGGCATTTTCTACTTTCTTCTGGTGCGGCCACAGATGAAGCGGCAGAAACAACACCAGACGATGGTGAATTCTCTGAAGAAAGGTGACAAGGTTGTGACTACCGGCGGCATTCACGGCACGATAGTGGGCATCAAGGACGACGTTGCGATCATAAAGATAGCCGAGGAGGTAAAGATCGAGGTGTCCAAGAGCTGTGTGGCCGCGATAAAGGAGCAAGGCGAGTAA
- the ruvB gene encoding Holliday junction branch migration DNA helicase RuvB — translation MAEKHLTSPALVEEELAIDKALRPTSLDEFVGQTQLKENLKVFLQAAVQRGEALDHILFHGPPGLGKTTLANIMANEMGVEIVHATGPVIERPADLAGLLTNLTERAILFIDEIHRLNHVVEEYLYPAMEDFKIDIMIDRGPSARSVRLKLQHFTLAGATTRAGLITSPLRARFGMMCRIGYYSAEELCQIVKRSARIMEVPIDEEGARELAARSRGTPRIANRLLRRVRDFAQIKASGKITGRVAEDGLQMLEVDKLGLDDMDRRMLEAIIMKFGGGPVGLNNLAVAVGEEAETLEDVYEPFLIQEGLIKRTPRGREATSLAYEHLGIAGRDKETEQNGTQKELFKE, via the coding sequence GTGGCTGAAAAACATCTCACTTCCCCGGCCCTGGTCGAGGAAGAACTGGCCATTGATAAGGCGCTCAGGCCCACAAGCTTGGACGAATTCGTGGGCCAGACTCAGCTCAAGGAAAACTTGAAAGTATTCCTGCAAGCTGCTGTACAGAGAGGAGAAGCGCTCGACCACATTCTCTTTCACGGTCCTCCGGGGCTTGGGAAAACCACCCTCGCCAACATCATGGCGAACGAGATGGGCGTGGAAATCGTCCATGCCACGGGACCCGTCATCGAGAGACCCGCAGATCTCGCGGGTCTTCTTACAAACCTGACCGAGAGAGCCATTCTCTTCATCGACGAGATTCACAGGCTGAACCACGTTGTGGAAGAGTACCTCTACCCGGCGATGGAGGATTTCAAGATTGACATCATGATTGACAGGGGTCCGAGTGCCCGTTCGGTGCGCCTCAAACTCCAGCACTTCACCCTGGCGGGCGCCACAACGCGCGCAGGTCTCATCACTTCGCCCTTGAGAGCCAGGTTCGGCATGATGTGCCGCATCGGTTATTACAGCGCCGAGGAACTCTGTCAGATTGTGAAACGCTCCGCACGAATCATGGAAGTTCCCATCGACGAAGAAGGGGCAAGAGAGCTTGCCGCGCGATCTCGAGGAACTCCCAGAATCGCAAATCGTCTCTTGAGGAGGGTTCGCGACTTCGCGCAGATAAAGGCGAGTGGGAAAATCACAGGACGAGTGGCCGAAGATGGCCTGCAAATGCTGGAAGTTGACAAACTCGGGCTTGACGACATGGATAGGAGAATGCTGGAAGCCATTATTATGAAGTTCGGCGGAGGTCCCGTGGGGCTCAACAACCTCGCAGTCGCGGTCGGAGAGGAAGCAGAGACGCTTGAAGACGTGTACGAGCCCTTCCTGATACAGGAAGGGCTTATCAAGAGGACGCCCAGGGGAAGGGAAGCCACGAGTCTCGCCTACGAGCACTTGGGCATTGCTGGCCGCGACAAAGAGACGGAACAGAACGGCACTCAGAAAGAGCTCTTTAAGGAATAG
- the queA gene encoding tRNA preQ1(34) S-adenosylmethionine ribosyltransferase-isomerase QueA gives MSNNELAAFEFELPESFIAKRPAVPRSSSRLMVLDRAALSIEHSVFESFPSRLEEGDCLVLNETKVRPCRMSGVRKETGGKLELLFVRENEGTGDERPRWEALVRPARRLKDGTAVSLSGGASARIVEKLSGASFLVEVPEQFEDYLEKHGQMPIPPYIRRKADADDKEHYQTVYARVAGSSAAPTAGLHFTREILRKLEARGVGIATLTLHVGPGTFRPLTPGTLSSQKLDPESYEITAEACQIINRTRGRGGRVFAVGTTSARVLETVANSAGGARGEALGPAKGWTDRFIYPPYDFKSVDALITNFHLPGSSVLLLVCAFAGREFILKAYEEAKREGYRFYSYGDGMLIV, from the coding sequence ATGAGTAACAATGAGCTTGCTGCCTTTGAATTCGAGCTTCCCGAGAGCTTCATAGCCAAGAGGCCTGCCGTCCCTCGCAGTTCGTCCAGGCTGATGGTTCTGGATCGGGCCGCCCTCAGTATTGAGCATTCTGTGTTCGAATCGTTTCCCTCCCGTCTTGAGGAGGGAGACTGTCTGGTCTTGAACGAGACGAAAGTACGACCTTGTCGAATGTCAGGAGTGCGGAAGGAGACGGGCGGGAAACTTGAGCTACTGTTCGTGCGCGAGAATGAGGGAACCGGGGACGAGAGACCTCGATGGGAAGCGTTGGTTAGACCCGCCAGACGTTTGAAAGACGGCACGGCGGTCTCTCTCAGCGGTGGGGCAAGCGCAAGGATAGTGGAGAAGCTTTCTGGAGCCTCCTTTCTTGTCGAAGTACCCGAGCAGTTCGAGGACTACCTCGAGAAGCATGGGCAGATGCCCATTCCTCCCTACATAAGACGCAAGGCGGACGCGGATGACAAGGAGCACTACCAGACCGTCTACGCTCGCGTTGCCGGATCTTCGGCCGCGCCGACCGCAGGCTTGCATTTCACACGAGAAATACTACGCAAACTCGAGGCTAGAGGCGTTGGAATCGCAACGCTCACATTGCACGTGGGTCCCGGAACATTCAGACCCCTGACGCCGGGCACGCTCTCTTCTCAGAAACTGGATCCCGAGTCCTACGAAATAACCGCCGAGGCCTGCCAAATCATCAACAGAACCAGGGGAAGGGGAGGGAGAGTGTTCGCCGTGGGCACCACGAGCGCACGCGTGTTGGAAACGGTTGCGAATAGCGCCGGCGGCGCGAGAGGGGAGGCTCTTGGCCCGGCCAAAGGATGGACGGACAGGTTCATCTATCCGCCCTACGATTTCAAGAGCGTGGACGCCCTTATCACGAATTTCCACCTTCCGGGTTCCAGCGTCCTGCTTCTGGTCTGTGCTTTTGCCGGGCGAGAGTTTATCCTCAAGGCCTACGAAGAGGCAAAGAGGGAGGGATATAGGTTCTATAGTTACGGCGACGGAATGCTCATCGTCTGA
- a CDS encoding DUF362 domain-containing protein has product MDRRDFLRLIMAGAAGSVLAGLRAPFTSAATLASAGPLAHAKEAPPPTFVVAHGPSVARNLRSAVDALGGISRYISRGDVVVVKPNIGWDRVPEQAANTDPALVYSMVEMCFQAGAKKVKVFDRSCDDPRRCYVKSGIADSARKAGAEVKFVDERDFRQINMHGAVLDKWPIYSAVLDCDKVINVPVAKQHGMSRLSMSVKNWMGVIGDPRGKLHQQIDLSLADLAHFFKPTLTVLDATRILVANGPQGGNIKDVRRLNTLVVGTDQLAVDSYGATFFGLKGSDLGYLVKAAKAGVGEIDLKKVRFSSIEVT; this is encoded by the coding sequence ATGGACCGAAGAGACTTTTTACGACTGATCATGGCCGGTGCAGCAGGAAGTGTTCTTGCCGGACTGCGAGCGCCGTTCACTTCCGCTGCCACTCTGGCCTCGGCTGGCCCTCTCGCACACGCGAAGGAGGCGCCTCCTCCCACGTTTGTCGTCGCGCACGGCCCGTCTGTGGCGCGGAACCTTCGTTCGGCCGTCGACGCCCTCGGAGGCATTTCGAGGTACATTTCCAGGGGAGACGTCGTCGTCGTAAAACCCAACATCGGCTGGGACCGCGTGCCGGAACAGGCCGCAAATACAGATCCTGCTCTCGTCTACTCCATGGTTGAAATGTGCTTCCAGGCCGGTGCCAAGAAAGTGAAGGTTTTTGACAGGAGCTGCGACGACCCCAGGCGTTGCTACGTGAAAAGCGGAATCGCCGACTCCGCCCGAAAGGCGGGAGCGGAAGTCAAGTTTGTGGACGAGAGAGACTTCAGACAAATCAACATGCACGGTGCCGTGCTAGATAAATGGCCCATCTATTCAGCAGTCTTGGATTGTGACAAAGTGATAAACGTCCCCGTGGCCAAGCAGCACGGAATGTCTCGATTGTCGATGTCCGTGAAGAACTGGATGGGAGTCATCGGGGACCCCCGAGGCAAGCTTCATCAACAAATAGACCTCAGCCTTGCCGACCTGGCGCATTTCTTCAAGCCCACGCTCACAGTTCTGGATGCGACTCGGATTCTGGTCGCGAACGGCCCCCAGGGAGGAAACATCAAGGACGTGCGGAGACTGAACACTCTTGTCGTGGGGACGGACCAACTGGCGGTTGATTCCTACGGAGCCACGTTCTTCGGCCTGAAGGGATCCGATCTGGGCTACCTCGTCAAGGCTGCGAAGGCCGGAGTCGGAGAAATCGATCTCAAGAAGGTGCGGTTCTCCTCAATTGAGGTGACATAG
- the def gene encoding peptide deformylase codes for MAPKSVVTYGNPLLKRRAREITEIDDSVRKLAEEMFETMERSRGVGLAAPQVGVPLRVIVLSVPMDDGTRWKCAIVNPELVSKNGKMTSEEGCLSVPGIYEEITRAEEIEVKGLDLEGKEIRVKGKGLLAKAVQHEMDHIDGILIVDRLSAIKRHVLQRRLRKLEENAKGRAS; via the coding sequence ATGGCTCCCAAGTCCGTCGTCACCTACGGAAACCCGCTTCTCAAGCGACGCGCGAGAGAGATAACCGAAATTGACGACTCGGTAAGGAAACTTGCGGAAGAGATGTTCGAAACGATGGAGCGCTCGCGAGGCGTAGGACTGGCGGCTCCTCAGGTGGGCGTTCCACTGCGAGTCATTGTGTTGAGTGTCCCGATGGACGATGGGACACGATGGAAGTGTGCTATCGTGAACCCCGAGCTGGTGTCGAAGAACGGGAAGATGACGTCGGAAGAAGGATGTCTCAGTGTACCTGGTATCTACGAGGAGATCACGAGAGCCGAAGAGATCGAGGTGAAGGGGCTCGATCTTGAGGGGAAGGAAATAAGGGTCAAAGGGAAGGGGCTCTTGGCCAAAGCCGTCCAGCACGAAATGGACCACATCGATGGCATTCTGATTGTAGACAGGCTGAGCGCAATAAAGCGGCACGTGCTCCAGAGGCGCCTTCGTAAACTTGAGGAAAATGCCAAGGGGAGGGCGTCTTGA
- the fmt gene encoding methionyl-tRNA formyltransferase, translating into MRIVFMGTPRFAVPSLSKLVSDGHDVVAVVTQPQRPSGRGLEPTPPPVKVLADEKGLRILQPENVNLPESIQELTALEPELIVVVAYGAILRRPLLELPSLGCVNLHASLLPKLRGVAPINWAIMEGHRATGVTTIWMNEKVDAGEIILQRYVAILPEETAGELEERLCHAGSELLSRTLLAIKDGNAPKIPQDAALSTYAPMLKKEDGVIDWSRDAEVLSDHIRGVTPWPSAQTTIHGEPLKILKARVIEPMSAYHAGSILKLDEDGAIAVAAGHGVLQVIAVQPAGKKPMAAVDFARGRRLREGERFGT; encoded by the coding sequence TTGAGAATCGTCTTCATGGGCACGCCGCGCTTTGCGGTTCCATCGCTTTCCAAATTAGTGAGCGACGGACACGACGTAGTGGCCGTCGTGACGCAGCCCCAAAGACCCAGCGGAAGAGGCCTCGAGCCGACTCCACCCCCGGTCAAGGTCCTGGCGGACGAAAAAGGGCTGAGGATTCTCCAGCCGGAGAACGTAAACCTCCCCGAGTCCATCCAGGAGCTCACTGCACTGGAGCCGGAGCTCATAGTCGTCGTGGCGTACGGCGCCATACTTCGCAGGCCACTCCTCGAACTCCCCTCCTTGGGGTGCGTCAACCTTCACGCTTCTCTGCTTCCGAAGCTGAGAGGAGTCGCCCCCATCAACTGGGCCATAATGGAAGGCCACAGGGCAACGGGCGTGACGACCATCTGGATGAACGAAAAAGTCGACGCCGGCGAGATCATTCTGCAGAGATACGTCGCGATACTTCCCGAAGAGACCGCTGGTGAACTTGAAGAGAGGCTCTGTCACGCGGGAAGTGAGCTGCTCTCCAGGACGCTCCTCGCGATCAAGGACGGAAATGCACCCAAGATTCCGCAAGACGCCGCGCTTTCAACGTACGCGCCGATGCTCAAGAAAGAGGACGGCGTCATTGATTGGAGCAGGGACGCCGAGGTGCTTTCGGATCACATAAGAGGCGTGACTCCGTGGCCGAGCGCTCAGACGACGATTCACGGCGAACCCCTCAAGATTCTCAAGGCCAGAGTGATTGAGCCGATGAGTGCGTATCACGCGGGCAGCATCCTCAAACTCGACGAGGATGGCGCGATCGCCGTTGCTGCAGGCCACGGCGTACTTCAAGTCATTGCGGTTCAGCCCGCAGGAAAAAAGCCCATGGCCGCGGTCGACTTCGCCCGAGGAAGGCGACTGCGCGAGGGCGAAAGATTTGGGACGTGA